The following are from one region of the Cynocephalus volans isolate mCynVol1 chromosome 17, mCynVol1.pri, whole genome shotgun sequence genome:
- the LOC134366196 gene encoding histo-blood group ABO system transferase-like — protein sequence MVYPQPKVLTPSRNDVLVVTPWLAPIVWEGTFNIDILNAQFRLHNVTIGLTVFAIKKYVVFLKLFLETAEKHFMVGYRVNYYVFTDRPAEVPRVALGDGRRLEVLEARSYARWQDVSMRRMEVIGDFSERRFLREVDYLVCADVDMQFRDHVGVEILSPLFGTLHPGYYGRGREAFPYERRPRSQAHIPRDEGDFYYMGAFFGGSVPEVQRLTRACHQAMMTDKASGVEAVWHDESHLNKYLLYHKPTKVLSPEYMWDERLLGWPAVMKKLRYVAVPKNHQQIRHR from the exons ATGGTATATCCCCAGCCAAAGGTGCTAACACCCTC TAGAAATGATGTCCTCGTTGTGACTCCTTGGCTGGCTCCCATTGTCTGGGAGGGGACCTTCAACATCGACATCTTGAACGCACAGTTCCGGCTCCATAATGTCACCATTGGGTTGACCGTGTTTGCCATCAAAAA GTACGTGGTCTTCCTGAAGCTGTTCCTGGAGACGGCGGAGAAGCACTTCATGGTCGGATACCGGGTCAACTACTACGTCTTCACCGACCGGCCGGCCGAGGTGCCGCGCGTGGCCCTCGGGGACGGGCGGCGGCTGGAGGTGCTGGAGGCGCGCAGCTACGCGCGCTGGCAGGACGTGTCCATGCGGCGCATGGAGGTGATCGGCGACTTCTCGGAGCGGCGCTTCCTCCGCGAGGTGGACTACCTGGTGTGCGCCGACGTGGACATGCAGTTCCGCGACCACGTGGGCGTGGAGATCCTGAGCCCGCTCTTCGGCACGCTGCACCCCGGCTACTACGGCCGCGGCCGGGAGGCCTTCCCCTACGAGCGCCGGCCCCGGTCCCAGGCCCACATCCCCCGCGACGAGGGCGACTTCTACTACATGGGCGCCTTCTTCGGGGGCTCGGTGCCGGAGGTGCAGCGGCTCACCAGGGCCTGCCACCAGGCCATGATGACCGACAAGGCCAGCGGCGTCGAGGCCGTGTGGCACGACGAGAGCCACCTGAACAAGTACCTGCTGTACCACAAGCCCACCAAGGTGCTGTCCCCCGAGTACATGTGGGACGAGCGGCTGCTGGGCTGGCCCGCCGTCATGAAGAAGCTGCGCTATGTGGCCGTGCCCAAGAACCACCAGCAAATCCGCCACCGCTGA